A genomic window from Populus nigra chromosome 7, ddPopNigr1.1, whole genome shotgun sequence includes:
- the LOC133699463 gene encoding cullin-4-like, whose product MSLPTKRSATASASTSTASTSASNNFLPMKKAKSQAASACSPLDHNKNGLYHSDDVVFDPSSMSLDDDLKLVDYRTPPAAANLSRKKATPPQPAKKLVIKLVKAKPTLPTNFEEDTWAKLQSAIKAIFLKQPAPCDLEKLYQAVNDLCLHKMGGNLYLRIEKECETHISAALQSLVGQSPDLVVFLKLVEECWHDLCDQMLMIRSIALYLDRTYVKQTPNARSLWDMGLQLFRKHLSLSPEVEHKTVTGLLQMIERERLGETVNRKPLGHLLKMFTSLGIYAESFERPFLECTSEFYAAEGMTYMQQSDVPDYLKHVESRLNEEQDRCKIYLDSSTKKPLIATAERQLLERHISAILDKGFMMLMNGHRIEDLKRIYSLFLRVNGLESLRQALSMYIRRTGQGIVMDEEKDKDMVSSLLEFKACLDAIWEESFSKNEGFCITIKDAYEYLINLRQNHPAELIAKFLDEKLRAGNKGTSEEELEGTLEKVLVLFRFIQGKDVFEAFYKKDLAKRLLLGKSASIDAEKSMISKLKTECGSQFTNKLEGMFKDIELSKEINESFKQSSQARTKLPSGIEMSVHVLTTGYWPTYPPMDVRLPHELNVYQDIFKEFYLSKYSGRRLMWQNSLGHCVLKAEFPKGKKELAVSLFQTVVLMLFNDAQKLSFQDIKDSTGIEDKELRRTLQSLACGKVRVLLKLPKGRDVEDDDSFVFNEGFAAPLYRIKVNAIQMKETVEENTSTTERVFQDRQYQVDAAIVRIMKTRKVLSHTLLITELFQQLKFPIKPADLKKRIESLIDRDYLERDKSNPQIYNYLA is encoded by the exons atgtctCTCCCCACCAAACGCTCAGCCACAGCCAGCGCCAGCACTAGTACAGCGAGCACTTCCGCCTCAAATAATTTCCTTCCAATGAAGAAGGCCAAGTCCCAGGCCGCCTCCGCCTGTTCTCCTCTCGACCACAACAAAAACGGCCTCTATCACTCTGACGATGTCGTCTTCGATCCTTCTTCCATGTCTCTCGACGACGATCTCAAGCTCGTCGACTACCGCACTCCTCCCGCCGCTGCTAATTTATCTCGCAAAAAAGCCACCCCTCCACAACCCGCTAAAAAGCTCGTAATTAAGCTCGTCAAGG CTAAACCAACTCTGCCTACAAATTTTGAGGAGGACACATGGGCAAAGTTGCAGTCAGCTATTAAGGCTATATTCTTGAAACAACCAGCTCCTTGTGACTTGGAGAAGCTTTATCAA gcTGTCAATGATCTTTGTCTGCATAAGATGGGGGGAAATCTCTATCTGCGTATTGAAAAAGAGTGTGAAACACATATATCTGCAGCATTACAATCCTTAGTTGGTCAAAGCCCGGATTTGGTGGTCTTCTTAAAGCTTGTTGAGGAGTGCTGGCATGATCTCTGTGACCAGATGTTGATGATTCGTAGTATAGCCTTGTATCTGGACAGAACATATGTGAAACAAACTCCAAATGCACGTTCATTGTGGGACATGGGTTTGCAGCTTTTCCGAAAACATCTTTCTTTGTCTCCTGAAGTTGAGCACAAAACTGTCACCGGCCTCTTGCAAATGATTGAGAGGGAAAG ATTAGGTGAAACAGTTAATAGGAAACCCCTTGGCCATCTTTTGAAGATGTTCACTTCACTAGGAATTTATGCAGAAAGTTTTGAAAGACCATTCCTTGAGTGCACATCTGAATTTTATGCTGCCGAAGGCATGACATACATGCAGCAATCAGATGTTCCGGATTACTTGAAGCATGTGGAG TCGAGATTGAATGAAGAACAAGATCGATGCAAGATTTACCTTGATTCAAGCACTAAAAAGCCACTAATAGCAACTGCAGAAAGGCAGCTACTTGAACGCCATATATCTGCTATTCTTGATAAG GGGTTCATGATGCTTATGAATGGCCATCGGATTGAGGACCTTAAGAGGATCTACTCACTGTTCTTAAGGGTCAATGGCCTTGAATCATTAAGGCAGGCCCTTAGCATGTACATCCGAAGAACCGGGCAGGGCATTGTCATGGATGAAGAGAAAGACAAAGATATGGTTTCCTCCTTGTTAGAGTTTAAGGCTTGTCTTGATGCAATATGGGAAGAAAGCTTCTCCAAGAATGAAGGATTTTGCATCACCATAAAGGATGCATATGAGTATTTAATTAATCTTCGTCAG AACCATCCTGCTGAGCTGATAGCAAAATTTTTGGATGAGAAGCTTCGTGCTGGGAACAAGGGTACTTCTGAGGAGGAGTTGGAGGGTACACTTGAAAAAGTTTTGGTTTTATTCAGGTTTATTCAG GGTAAGGATGTGTTTGAAGCATTTTATAAGAAGGATCTTGCAAAAAGACTGCTGTTGGGAAAAAGTGCTTCTATTGATGCAGAGAAATCTATGATATCTAAG CTGAAGACTGAATGTGGCAGCCAGTTTACAAACAAGCTTGAAGGAATGTTTAAG GATATTGAACTGTCAAAGGAGATAAACGAGTCCTTTAAACAATCATCTCAGGCCAGGACTAAACTTCCATCAGGAATTGAAATGAGTGTACATGTCTTAACTACTGG GTACTGGCCCACATATCCACCCATGGATGTCAGGCTTCCTCATGAGCTGAACGTTTATCAG GATATATTCAAAGAATTCTACTTAAGCAAGTATAGTGGAAGACGCTTAATGTGGCAAAATTCATTGGGTCATTGTGTGTTGAAAGCTGAGTTTCCGAAAGGTAAAAAGGAGCTGGCAGTTTCTCTATTTCAG ACTGTTGTTCTGATGCTGTTTAATGATGCCCAAAAGCTTAGTTTTCAAGATATCAAAGACTCTACTGGCATAGAAGACAAGGAACTTAGAAGGACTTTGCAGTCTCTGGCGTGTGGAAAAGTTCGTGTCCTGCTGAAG CTGCCCAAAGGGAGGGATGTGGAGGATGATGATTCCTTTGTGTTCAATGAAGGATTTGCTGCTCCACTCTATCGAATAAAG GTAAATGCGATCCAGATGAAGGAAACTGTAGAAGAGAACACAAGCACCACTGAGAGAGTATTTCAGGATCGTCAATACCAG GTTGATGCCGCGATTGTCCGGATAATGAAGACAAGGAAGGTGCTAAGTCACACACTTCTTATAACTGAACTATTCCAGCAG CTGAAGTTTCCTATAAAGCCAGCTGATTTGAAGAAAAGGATAGAAAGCCTTATCGACAGGGATTACCTTGAGCGAGACAAGAGCAATCCTCAGATATACAATTACTTGGCCTAA